The following are from one region of the Cloacibacterium sp. TD35 genome:
- a CDS encoding acyltransferase, translating to MANIYSYHGIKPIIRKSAYIHPQAVIIGNVEIGEEVYIGPNAVLRGDWGKIIIKDGANVQENCTLHVFPGIPTILEESAHIGHGAIIHSAHIGKNCLVGMNAVVMDNAKIGDECIIGALSFVPTGFISENRKLIVGSPAKIIREVSDEMIAWKTKGTAIYQELAREGHIAIQPCEPYTEFVEQTPTKIVDYTIWTK from the coding sequence ATGGCAAATATTTATTCATACCACGGCATAAAACCCATCATTAGAAAATCAGCATACATTCATCCTCAAGCGGTAATTATAGGAAATGTAGAAATAGGGGAAGAAGTATACATCGGTCCCAATGCTGTTTTGCGTGGAGATTGGGGAAAAATAATTATCAAAGACGGCGCAAACGTTCAAGAAAACTGTACGCTTCACGTTTTTCCGGGAATTCCGACTATTTTAGAAGAATCGGCGCATATTGGTCACGGTGCGATTATTCATTCGGCGCACATTGGCAAAAATTGTTTGGTTGGGATGAACGCCGTAGTGATGGACAATGCCAAAATCGGAGACGAATGCATTATCGGGGCTTTGAGTTTCGTTCCCACTGGTTTTATTTCGGAAAATAGAAAATTGATCGTTGGCAGTCCTGCAAAAATTATTCGCGAAGTTTCAGACGAAATGATTGCTTGGAAAACCAAAGGAACCGCTATTTATCAAGAATTGGCTCGTGAAGGTCACATTGCCATTCAACCTTGCGAACCGTACACAGAATTTGTAGAACAAACGCCCACCAAAATTGTAGATTACACGATTTGGACAAAATAA
- the pcaF gene encoding 3-oxoadipyl-CoA thiolase, translated as MKEVYIIDYIRTPIAKFQGGLSEVRADDLAAIVLKEIVKRNPQIPAEEIEDVILGCANQAGEDNRNVARMASLLAELPIKIGGETVNRLCASGMAAIANAYRAIAIGEGEIYLTGGVEQMSRAPYVLSKSAQPFGRDVQLFDSSFGWRFINPKMKELYGVDGMGETAENLAEIYKISREAQDEFALFSQQKATSAQNSGRLAQEIVKVEIPQKKGEPKIFSEDEFVKPDTTLDKLAKLRPAFKKEDGSVTAGNSSGLNDGAAAMILASEDAVKKYNLKPLAKIISSAVVGVEPRIMGIGPVEATKKALSRASLSLEDMDIIELNEAFAAQALSVLQELEIDAKDERLNPNGGAIALGHPLGMSGTRIVGTAALELQKKNKKYALCTLCIGVGQGYAMIIEKI; from the coding sequence ATGAAAGAAGTATACATCATAGATTACATCAGAACACCGATTGCTAAATTTCAAGGAGGCTTGTCAGAAGTAAGAGCAGATGATTTAGCAGCCATCGTTTTGAAGGAAATTGTAAAGAGAAATCCACAAATTCCCGCCGAAGAAATAGAAGACGTGATTTTAGGTTGTGCCAATCAAGCTGGCGAAGATAACCGAAATGTAGCAAGAATGGCTTCACTTTTGGCAGAACTTCCTATAAAAATTGGTGGAGAAACCGTGAACAGATTATGCGCTTCTGGAATGGCAGCAATTGCCAATGCCTACAGAGCTATTGCAATTGGTGAAGGCGAAATTTATTTGACTGGAGGAGTTGAACAGATGTCTAGAGCGCCTTATGTTTTGAGTAAATCTGCTCAGCCTTTTGGCAGAGACGTACAGTTATTTGATAGCAGTTTCGGGTGGAGGTTTATTAATCCTAAAATGAAAGAACTCTACGGAGTTGATGGAATGGGAGAAACCGCTGAAAATCTAGCCGAAATCTATAAAATTTCCAGAGAAGCGCAAGATGAATTCGCATTGTTTTCTCAGCAAAAAGCTACTTCTGCTCAAAATTCAGGAAGATTAGCTCAAGAAATTGTAAAAGTAGAAATTCCACAAAAAAAAGGAGAACCGAAAATCTTTTCAGAAGACGAATTTGTAAAACCAGATACTACTTTAGACAAATTAGCGAAGCTAAGACCTGCTTTCAAAAAAGAAGACGGAAGTGTTACTGCAGGAAATTCTTCGGGTTTAAATGACGGAGCTGCTGCCATGATTTTGGCAAGTGAAGATGCAGTAAAAAAATATAATTTGAAGCCATTGGCAAAAATTATTTCAAGCGCAGTGGTTGGTGTAGAACCTAGAATTATGGGAATCGGACCAGTAGAAGCGACTAAAAAAGCGCTTTCTAGAGCCAGTCTTTCGTTAGAAGATATGGATATTATTGAACTCAACGAAGCTTTTGCAGCTCAAGCATTATCAGTTTTACAGGAATTAGAGATTGATGCAAAAGACGAACGATTAAATCCAAATGGTGGTGCGATTGCCTTGGGTCATCCTCTCGGAATGTCAGGAACTAGAATTGTAGGAACTGCTGCTTTAGAATTACAGAAAAAAAATAAAAAATATGCACTTTGTACGCTCTGTATCGGAGTTGGACAAGGATACGCAATGATCATTGAAAAAATTTAA
- a CDS encoding PaaI family thioesterase, producing MTPLETAQYMLNQDFFSQWMEIKLVEVREHYCLIEMPIKKEMINGLKTVHGGVTFAFADSALAFSSNNTGDAAVALNCMINFTKAVRLGDTLFAESILMADTRKTAVYDIAITNQHKVVVASFRGTVYKIDKKVVDL from the coding sequence ATGACACCATTAGAAACCGCACAATATATGCTCAATCAAGATTTCTTCTCTCAATGGATGGAGATAAAACTGGTTGAGGTTCGTGAACACTACTGTTTGATTGAAATGCCCATCAAAAAAGAGATGATTAATGGCTTAAAAACAGTTCATGGCGGAGTAACTTTTGCTTTTGCAGATTCTGCATTGGCATTTTCTTCTAACAATACGGGAGATGCAGCAGTTGCACTAAATTGCATGATTAATTTTACCAAAGCAGTGCGTTTAGGAGACACCCTTTTTGCCGAGAGTATTCTCATGGCAGATACCAGAAAAACGGCAGTTTATGATATTGCGATTACCAATCAGCATAAAGTGGTGGTCGCAAGTTTCAGAGGAACTGTTTATAAAATTGATAAAAAAGTAGTTGATTTATAA
- a CDS encoding 3-hydroxyacyl-CoA dehydrogenase NAD-binding domain-containing protein, which yields MGIGIAQVAATANCRVFLYDANFSQTEKSLKNLKSILDKLAEKGKISAEKSLEIFSQIKPCQEIKELKDCDLVIEAIIENKEIKQKVFAELETYVSEKCILGSNTSSISITSLQAELKNPERFIGIHFFNPAPLMPLVEVISGLLTENNLAQEIVDLMKSWGKSPIIAKDVPGFIVNRIARPFYGEALRIVEENLATPEQVDDAMKSLGNFKMGPFELMDLIGIDVNFSVTKTVYQDYFFDPKYKPSLLQQRMSEAKLLGRKTGKGFYDYSDGSEKQVPQKDESLYEMIFMRIISMLINEAVEAKRLGIANDEDIETAMQKGVNYPKGLLNWGKEIGYPKISEVLQNLYEEYQEERYRQSPLLRKLN from the coding sequence ATGGGAATTGGCATTGCGCAAGTGGCAGCTACTGCAAATTGTAGGGTTTTTTTATACGATGCTAACTTCTCACAAACCGAAAAATCTCTAAAAAATTTAAAATCTATATTAGACAAATTAGCAGAAAAAGGAAAAATTTCTGCAGAAAAATCCTTAGAAATTTTCAGCCAAATTAAGCCTTGCCAAGAAATCAAGGAATTGAAAGATTGTGATTTGGTCATAGAAGCCATCATCGAAAATAAAGAAATCAAGCAAAAAGTTTTCGCCGAATTAGAAACCTATGTTTCAGAAAAATGTATTTTGGGTTCTAATACTTCGTCTATTTCCATTACATCACTTCAGGCAGAGCTTAAAAATCCTGAACGTTTTATCGGAATTCATTTTTTCAATCCAGCACCATTAATGCCTTTGGTGGAGGTGATTTCAGGATTGTTGACTGAGAATAATTTGGCTCAAGAAATTGTAGATTTAATGAAATCTTGGGGTAAATCTCCTATCATAGCGAAAGATGTTCCCGGTTTTATTGTCAACAGAATTGCAAGACCTTTTTATGGTGAAGCTTTGAGAATTGTAGAAGAAAATTTGGCAACGCCAGAACAAGTAGATGATGCGATGAAATCTTTGGGGAATTTTAAAATGGGACCATTTGAATTGATGGATTTAATAGGAATTGATGTTAATTTTTCGGTAACGAAAACGGTTTATCAAGATTATTTTTTCGATCCCAAATATAAACCTTCCTTGCTTCAGCAAAGAATGAGCGAAGCCAAATTACTTGGTAGAAAAACAGGAAAAGGCTTTTATGATTATTCTGATGGAAGTGAAAAACAAGTTCCTCAAAAAGATGAAAGTCTGTATGAAATGATTTTCATGAGAATTATTTCTATGTTGATTAATGAAGCGGTAGAAGCAAAAAGATTAGGTATTGCCAATGATGAAGATATAGAAACTGCGATGCAAAAAGGCGTAAATTATCCGAAAGGATTATTGAATTGGGGAAAAGAAATAGGTTATCCAAAAATTTCGGAAGTCTTACAAAATCTCTACGAAGAGTACCAAGAAGAACGCTACAGACAAAGTCCGTTGCTTAGAAAATTGAATTAA
- a CDS encoding enoyl-CoA hydratase/isomerase family protein, translating into MYTQIEIEAHFEGKLKIAYLNQPETYNSLNKVLLQELKNFIVECNEDENVRCVALSGRGKAFCSGQNLKEALSLGNVEEERVIQKMVVDYYNPLVEEIAHCRKPVVSLVNGPAVGAGAMLALICDICLATENSYFSQAFVNIGLIPDTGGTYWLPKLVGRQQANYLAFTGKKLTANDALKLGLIADVFGDAEFSTKYMEVLETLSHLPTKAIALTKKAFNYSYENDLKEQLDLEGIYQQDAAETQDFKEGVTAFLEKRKPNYTGK; encoded by the coding sequence ATGTACACTCAGATAGAAATAGAAGCCCATTTCGAGGGTAAGTTGAAAATCGCTTATCTCAATCAGCCCGAAACTTATAATTCACTCAATAAAGTTTTACTCCAAGAGTTGAAAAATTTCATTGTAGAATGCAATGAAGATGAAAACGTGCGTTGTGTAGCACTTTCTGGCAGAGGAAAAGCTTTTTGTTCGGGGCAAAATTTGAAGGAAGCACTTTCACTCGGAAATGTAGAGGAAGAAAGAGTGATTCAGAAAATGGTGGTAGACTATTACAATCCTTTAGTAGAAGAAATAGCACATTGTAGAAAACCAGTCGTTTCTTTGGTGAATGGTCCTGCAGTTGGAGCTGGAGCAATGTTGGCGCTGATTTGTGATATTTGTTTGGCTACAGAAAATTCCTATTTTTCTCAAGCTTTTGTAAATATTGGCTTAATTCCAGATACTGGCGGAACGTATTGGTTGCCAAAGTTAGTAGGACGTCAACAAGCGAATTATCTTGCTTTTACAGGGAAAAAACTCACGGCAAATGATGCTTTGAAACTAGGTTTAATTGCAGATGTTTTCGGTGATGCAGAATTTTCTACAAAATATATGGAAGTTCTAGAAACGCTTTCTCATTTACCAACAAAAGCGATTGCGTTAACCAAAAAAGCATTCAATTACTCTTATGAAAACGATTTAAAAGAGCAATTAGATTTAGAAGGAATTTATCAACAAGACGCAGCAGAAACCCAAGATTTCAAAGAAGGCGTTACTGCATTTTTAGAAAAAAGAAAGCCTAATTATACAGGAAAATAA